DNA from Fusarium musae strain F31 chromosome 7, whole genome shotgun sequence:
CGCGGTGACACCTTAGTTACTGGTGGATCAGATGGATCGGTTAGAGTTTGGTCACTGAGAGAAATGTGTCCGATCCACCGTCTCGCAGCTCACGATAACAGCGTCACCAGTCTGCAATTTGATGATACTCGAGTCGTGAGTGGTGGCAGTGATGGTCGAGTTAAGATCTGGGACCTCAAAACTGGACATCTCGTTCGTGAACTCATCGCGCAAGGTGAAGCTGTCTGGCGTGTTGCCTTCGAAGATGAGAAGTGTGTTGCGTTGGCCCTGAGACACGGCCGTACAGTCATGGAGGTAAGTCGATATTGGACGAGGGCTGACAACGTTCTTAGACTGACTTTGATAGGTGTGGTCGTTCTCACCACCCGAAGATATGCTATATGACCGACCGCTCTCGCTTCAACAGCGGGTACTGGAGGATGACCCGAATCGACCACTGAGCGCCATGGCTATCGACTATCGTACTTCACAACAGACTTTGGCCAGTCCTAGCCAAGACGCTTTAACCCAGGATGTCGAGATGAACGACGTTGGACCTTCAACTGCCCCATTGCAGGGCGGTACGTTCTTTCATGACGACTGAGCTGGGAGTTTGGTGATGCCAACGATGGCCCTGCGTCAACCATCGTGATATGACATCGGCGAGCACCAGTATTTCAAGCGTAACCCGATTTTGTGGACTCAACACTTAGTATCGAAGACGGATCCGGTCATCCGCACTGCATTGCACTATACTTTTTCTTCGAATTGTTGTAGAGGCGCCAAGGGATTTTGAAAGCATGTTTTGGGCGTTGCTGCATCACCACCAGTTCACAGAATATGTTAGttatggatggatgatcaTGCGAATTTGCATGGGAGTATGACAGCATGAAACAAGGGGTCATGGGAAACAGGAGCCACGGAAATGGAATACGGAGTTGCATCTCAAGGCGGCTCGGACTATATAAGAAGTCGATGCCAACGTTCTGGTTTTTTGACATTGATCGTTATCTTCATCATAATACCACATTGACAGCGCATGTATAGAACGAATAGAGATTAGCCCAGTAATGTTGGGTTCCACCAATAACACCTGCCAATTCTttgttttttatttatttattccGGAGCTATTCTGTAGGTATGAGTGATAAACTGCCATCACGGGCCATGTTTTCGTTCCTGTGAGGTCAAATCGTTGAGCCCGAATATAGGTTTCCAGGGACTGagagtatgtatgtatgtacctcAGCTAGCCCAGCAAGGGACTTCTGAACCTCCACCAGGAAAACCTCTTGTCGTGGCTCGGAGGTAGAAGGGACGATGTGGATAGAGCCCCACATCGGCGAGAATTACACCGACGAAGTGGTGTGTCACTTAGACGGTCTTGTATGGAGCAGAAAGATGGTCAAGAGGTGGTCTTTTGATAATCGGAGAACGTCTAGGAACATCTATCAGATATCATCGACGTATACATGTCCTCGGAGAAGATTATCTCTTCAGTTGGACTGTCTGGAGGCATTCAAAGAGAACGCAAGCATGTATATATCACGTGACCGTTAAGCCTATTCAGGACTAGACCTACCAACAATTGGAGGCCAAGCTCAACGCTCTGCCGCTCAACAGCGACTTTTTCTGAGCTCCATCCAGCCAAGTCGCAGTTATCAACTCGACAACGTCCTGATCCCTCAGTTCAATTCTCCATATACACGATGTTGTCTCGAGCTCTCCGTCTTCCCAGGGCTGTGCCTATGCGCACCAAGCTCGCTGCTCCCGCTTTCACTGCCATTCGCTCTGTCACCACTGATGCCGCTTCGGCGTCCCTGAGCCACTCAGTTCCCAAGGTGAGAAAATGCGCACTTTCCGTTCCGCAAGGGTCCTTCAGAATACCCTCGCCCGACACTTCGTCCTCCGCAATGCGCCTACGAACCATCACTGACCCTTCGACTGCTGCAGTCCGATGACGAGCCTTTCTCTGTTAACCTCAGCGATGAGAGCTTCGAGACCTACGAGCTGGACCCCCCTCCTTACACCCTGGAGGTGACTAAGAAGGAGTTGAAGGACATGTACCGCGAGATGGTCATCACCCGGTATGCAAACAACATCCCCCACGATTTCAATACGGCATTTACTAATAATCCCGCAGAcagatggagatggcggcCGATCGTCTgtacaaggagaagaagattcgTGGTTTCTGCCACTTGTCTACCGGCCAGGAGGCTGTTGCCGTTGGTATTGAGCATGCCATCACCAAGGAGGACGATATTATCACCGCTTACCGATGCCACGGCTACGCTTTGATGCGTGGTGCTACCGTTCGATCCATCATTGGCGAGCTGCTTGGCCGACGTGAGGGTGTCTCCTACGGCAAGGGTGGTTCTATGCACATGTTCGCCAAGAGCTTCTACGGCGGTAACGGTATCGTCGGTGCTCAGGTTCCCGTTGGTGCCGGCCTTGCCTTTGCTCACAAGTACAATGGCAACAAGAACGCTTCTATCATCCTCTACGGTGATGGTGCTAGCAATCAGGGCCAGGTCTTTGAGGCtttcaacatggccaagctcTGGAACCTCCCTGCCCTCTTTGGCTGCGAGAGTAAGTCAATATCATAAGAACGAGCCAGAGCGCTACTGACAACCCCACAGACAACAAGTACGGTATGGGTACCGCTGCTGCTCGTTCTTCCGCTTTGACCGACTACTACAAGCGTGGACAGTACATCCCCGGTCTGAAGGTCAACGGTATGGATGTCCTTGCCGTTAAGGCCGCTGTCAAGTACGGCAAGGAGTGGACTGCTGCCGACAAGGGACCTCTCGTCCTTGAGTACGTCACCTACCGATATGGAGGTCACTCCATGTCTGATCCCGGTACCACCTACCGAACCCGTGAGGAGATTCAGCGCATGCGATCCACCAACGATCCCATTGCTGGACTCAAGCAGAAGATCCTGGACTGGGAGATCACAAGtgaggaggagctcaagaagattgacAAGGAGGCTCGTGCCCACGTCAACgaggaggttgctgctgctgaggccatGGCCGCTCCTGAGCCCAAGCCTGAGATTCTGTTTGAGGATATCTACGTTCGTGGATCCGAGCCCGAGTACATCCGTGGCCGTATTCCCGAGGAGAACCACTACTTCCAGTAGAGGAATTGAGCGCGAGGCCGTACCACCATAATGATTTGAGCACTTGATGCTTGCTGTAATATACATCCATGATCTATCTAGAAAGAGGCCTGGCATGGTCCGAAAATGGAGAAGGGCGAGGACCcaggatttcttttttcgtGTTACTCATGGATGTCTCTTTTTCCTGCTGTGGTTTTATATCAATGTCTTTCTCAGAGTTAGAGCCAATAACGAAAGAAATCATCCAATATCATGATATTTGGCGAGGTCTCGGCCTATCTCCCCCGAGGCAACAAGAGCTTGCAGGGGACCCTCTAACAATTAATTAACGCGCGCTAATAAATTTTGATCGACGCCTTACCGAACATGGGAATAGCCGGGTGCACGTCAGTCACGTGGAGCAGGCATCTCGCGCGTTCTGGTCGCACCTACCCTCGCGAATGGTAGCTAATTAACGCGACAGGTTGCCTAGCGGGCGCGTCATGCTACTCAGTGTCAGGTCAACTCGCGGGCTCACAATTGCCCCTCTCTTTTTACAAAACACTTCCAGATTGTCATCACGACCTGTAAACCGTTACTCTTTGTGTTTGTTTCGTTTGTTTTCAACAACAATTCCAGGCATCATGGCCCCAAAACAGGCGACACTCGGGTACGTCAAGTCCGGACAGAGCACAATCGGGTGTGTGGAGGGACAACTAGAATCTAAAGACTCGATCACTGACCAAGGCCAATTGCTAACTACAGGAAGTTCTTTGGGGCAAAAGGTGCGCCTCCTCAACAGACAAAGCTTTCCTTCAGCAGCAAAcccaaaaaagaagaagtgaaggacgaagaggaggctgACATGAAGGTCAAATCTGGCTCCGATTCTGAGAAAGGTATTTTGCTACTTCGATGAAATCCCATGGTATTCTAAATATGGATCAGAAACAAAGAAGCGAGCAAGGTCAGAAGACAAGCCCAAACCCGAGCCTACGCCCATTCAGAAAGAGGAAGCCGATGACGAGAGCGATGGACCTGTCACCAAGCGAGCACGAAGAAGTCGAAGGCGaattgaggaagaagatgacgatgagatggGTGAAGAAACCGTGAAGAAGGACACACATGCATCCCCCAAGAAGTCAAATGTCGCAAGCACATCCCCAAAAGTCAAGTCGCCCAAGAGGTCAAAGCCAACCCCCAAAGCCAAGGCGGCCAAAGAACCAACTCCTGACGAGAACGACGATTCTGCCAAAGAAGAGGCTTcgacagcttcagcttcggaAGCCGAGCTTGACGACGAGGCAGATGTCGAGGATAAGCCTGAGGTTGCTGCCAAGGCTCGCGAGAAGGTCCAGACAAAGTTCAAGTCCAAGATGAATGACCCCTATCCTGACTGGAAGCCCGGCACCCCTGTTCCGTATGCGGCCCTGTGTACAACTTTCTCTCTTGTGGAAATGACCACCAAACGATTAATTATCATGGAGCATTGTTCTCTGTTCCTTCGCCAGGTCATGCGCCTGACCCCTGAGGATCTATTACCTACAGTCTTATTAATGATCAACAAATTGGCTCCTGACTACGCTGGCATCGAGCTTGGTATCGGCGAGTCGTTGATCATGAAGGCTATCGGCGAGACGACCGGGCGAAGTCTCCAGGTGATTAAGGCTGATCAGAAAGAAATTGGTGATCTTGGACTGGTGGCTGTAAAGAGTCGATCAACTCAGCGCACTATgttcaagcccaaggcttTGACTATCAGGGGTGTGCATCAAGGCCTAATGAACATCGCCACTGTCACTGGCAACGGTGCTCAGGGGCGCAAGGTGGATggtatcaagaagcttcttgCTGCAGCTGATGCCAACTCCACCGGTAAAGTCGATATTACTAAGGACAAAGGAGGGCCCAGTGAAGCCAAATTTATCATTCGATTCCTGGAAGGAAAGTTGAGACTTGGTCTGGCTGAGAGAACTGTGCTTGTTTCTTTGGCGCAAGCTATTGTTGCCCACGAAGCAGATGCCAAGGGTAAGGTCCCTAGTACCTCGGATCTTGAGAAGGGTGAATCGATTCTCAAGACTGTCTACAGGTAAGCCACGTGGACCACTGTTGATGATACATACTCACAAAACACAGTGAACTTCCGAGCTACGACGTGATTATTCCTGCAATGCTAGAACACGGGATCATGAAGCTTCGGGAAAATTGCAAGCTCCGACCCGGTGTACCTTTGAAGCCCATGCTGGCCAAGCCAACCAAGGCCATTACTGAAGTACTCGATCGCTTCGAGGGACAAACCTTCACCTGTGAGTATAAGTATGATGGCGAAAGAGCACAAATCCATTATGTGGCAAAGGATGCGCCTCAAGAACTAAGCGAAGCGAGTCAAGGCGCTGCCaaggaggctgctgctggtgttgctAGCATCTTTTCCAGAAACTCCGAAGATCTCTCCCGAAAGTATCCCGATATCCTTGCCAAACTCCATACCTGGGTCAAGTCGGATACCAAGAGCTTTGTCCTGGATTGTGAGACAGTGGCctgggatgttgatgagaagaaagtgTTGCCCTTCCAGCAACTCATGAcacgcaagaagaaggatgtcaaggttgaggatgtAAAGGTCAAGGTTTGCGTATTTGCATTTGATTTGTTGTACCTCAATGGAGAGGCTGTTGTTGAAAAGGCACTGCGTGAACGACGTGAGCTTCTCGAAACCGCGTTTAATCCTGTAGAAGGCGAGTTTTCCTTCGCTACGCACATGAACGGTCAAGAACTGGATGAGATCCAGGTTTTCCTTGACGAAAGTGTCAAGGCATCATGCGAGGGTCTGATGGTCAAAATGCTGGATGGAACTGAGAGTGGATATGAGCCCAGTAAGCGAAGTCGTAACTGGCTCAAGGTAAGACTTGGAAACTGCATTACTAGAATCTGTATGACTGACTGCTATCatagatcaagaaggattaCCTCTCCGGCGTCGGTGATTCATTGGATCTTGTTGTTTTGGGAGCATACTACGGCAAAGGCAAGCGTACATCTGTTTACGGCGCATTCCTTCTGGCCTGTTACAACCCCAACTCGGAGACATACGAAACTGTTTGCAATATTGGAACTGGCTTCTCAGAGCAGGTCTTGGAGGATCTCCATACCAAATTCTCTGAGATTACCATTGACAGGCCTAAGCCTTTTTACTCCCACTCTTCGGGTGGTCAACACCAACCTGATGTCTGGTTTGAGCCTCGGTATGTCTGGGAAGTCAAGACAGCCGATTTGACCCTCAGTCCACGGTACAAAGCCGGTGCTAAGGAGGGTGTCGACCCGTCAGGAAACAAGGGCATCAGTCTTCGATTCCCTCGCTTCATTCGTGTGCGAGATGATAAGAAAGCTGATGCTGCCACGACAAGTCGCCAGGTTGCTGAAATGTATCGCAAACAGGAGAGCGTGACAAAGAACAAGGGTCCCTCTGTtgacgatgactttgagtATTAGATTTAATGTTGTTCTCTTTGGCTTTCTCAGAGGAGAAGTTTATGCATCGGCTGGTATGTTGCTGCTCCGGCGTTGGTCTCATATCATACTTTATCAGGATTACAATTAAGCATGGGAGTTGCACGTTGACCGAAAAATTAGTGGCTATTTTGACCTGACCATTACTTCATGATAATTCAAGCAATTTTATGACCAATACTCAGATATCTAGTGTCATGTGTCCTGGCGTGTAGTTTTTGGTTGCAAATAAGGGTACCACTTTTGGCGAGCTGAATTAATGTCTGTTATGCTCTACGGAATAGAGAACATAGTTACAAAGCTTAGCTAT
Protein-coding regions in this window:
- the PDA1 gene encoding alpha subunit of pyruvate dehydrogenase (EggNog:ENOG41~BUSCO:EOG09262Q8D), whose protein sequence is MLSRALRLPRAVPMRTKLAAPAFTAIRSVTTDAASASLSHSVPKSDDEPFSVNLSDESFETYELDPPPYTLEVTKKELKDMYREMVITRQMEMAADRLYKEKKIRGFCHLSTGQEAVAVGIEHAITKEDDIITAYRCHGYALMRGATVRSIIGELLGRREGVSYGKGGSMHMFAKSFYGGNGIVGAQVPVGAGLAFAHKYNGNKNASIILYGDGASNQGQVFEAFNMAKLWNLPALFGCENNKYGMGTAAARSSALTDYYKRGQYIPGLKVNGMDVLAVKAAVKYGKEWTAADKGPLVLEYVTYRYGGHSMSDPGTTYRTREEIQRMRSTNDPIAGLKQKILDWEITSEEELKKIDKEARAHVNEEVAAAEAMAAPEPKPEILFEDIYVRGSEPEYIRGRIPEENHYFQ
- a CDS encoding hypothetical protein (EggNog:ENOG41), which produces MAPKQATLGKFFGAKGAPPQQTKLSFSSKPKKEEVKDEEEADMKVKSGSDSEKETKKRARSEDKPKPEPTPIQKEEADDESDGPVTKRARRSRRRIEEEDDDEMGEETVKKDTHASPKKSNVASTSPKVKSPKRSKPTPKAKAAKEPTPDENDDSAKEEASTASASEAELDDEADVEDKPEVAAKAREKVQTKFKSKMNDPYPDWKPGTPVPYAALCTTFSLVEMTTKRLIIMEHCSLFLRQVMRLTPEDLLPTVLLMINKLAPDYAGIELGIGESLIMKAIGETTGRSLQVIKADQKEIGDLGLVAVKSRSTQRTMFKPKALTIRGVHQGLMNIATVTGNGAQGRKVDGIKKLLAAADANSTGKVDITKDKGGPSEAKFIIRFLEGKLRLGLAERTVLVSLAQAIVAHEADAKGKVPSTSDLEKGESILKTVYSELPSYDVIIPAMLEHGIMKLRENCKLRPGVPLKPMLAKPTKAITEVLDRFEGQTFTCEYKYDGERAQIHYVAKDAPQELSEASQGAAKEAAAGVASIFSRNSEDLSRKYPDILAKLHTWVKSDTKSFVLDCETVAWDVDEKKVLPFQQLMTRKKKDVKVEDVKVKVCVFAFDLLYLNGEAVVEKALRERRELLETAFNPVEGEFSFATHMNGQELDEIQVFLDESVKASCEGLMVKMLDGTESGYEPSKRSRNWLKIKKDYLSGVGDSLDLVVLGAYYGKGKRTSVYGAFLLACYNPNSETYETVCNIGTGFSEQVLEDLHTKFSEITIDRPKPFYSHSSGGQHQPDVWFEPRYVWEVKTADLTLSPRYKAGAKEGVDPSGNKGISLRFPRFIRVRDDKKADAATTSRQVAEMYRKQESVTKNKGPSVDDDFEY